From the genome of Solanum pennellii chromosome 6, SPENNV200:
TTTAGAGTCAAGTTCAAGGCCCATTTTTCTTAAAATGGTATCACTCCCGACTCGTTTTTCTTAACACATAGTTTGACGTCGGTAATGGATGTCTGATTTTGCTTCTCATAGAATGATATAGTAATTAGAGATTTGTTTCTGTTGACATGTTTAACCTTTGCCTCAATACAGGTGCTGGTTGACATGATCAGAGTGCCAGATTGGACTTTTGCAGCAGCAGGACAGGAGATGAGAGCAATGGGCCCTGATGCTACTTCTTATCATCCAGGACTTTACTTAACCCAAGCTCAGGTAACAAGTAACATTTTACTATCAATAGCTGGAGTCACTAGTCAGTGGTCATCATAAATCTCCATGCTACGCTTGGTCAACTGAAATCCTTTTGGATCATCCTAACTTGGTGGTATCTCTCTATTTGGCACACAGACAGAAGCAGTGGAAGCACTCATTCAGGAACTGCCAAAGTTCTGCCTGAAGGCTGTTCCTACTGACTGTAGCGAGTGCCCTATCTGTTTGGAAGAGTTTCGCATGGGAAATGAGGTAACTGTCCCTCTTGTGTAAATACTACTTTATTGTacttcttgaaaaaaaataaaacttatggTTAACCTTTTCTCTTCCATCATGTCCTTAAAAATAACTTTACTGAAATTGTAAACATTTTGTAGAGCATTCTCAAGTGTGTTTAAATCCATACCATGATGTAATGATTCCGGCAAAATTATATTTGAGTACCTAGCCAATGCTCCAGCACACTAACTTTATGGAAGTCGAATTAATTCCTTAATATCCTTACAGAGTAAATTAGATCAAATTGTGTGTGACTACTGGAGATATAATTTAAAGGTGCCTGCTCAATTAGTATGGAAGTGTTTTCTTTCATGTAATGTCCATATCCCCAGCTCACTCTCAGAAAAAAACAAAAGCATAACTGTTAAGTAGGATAATTTGCGTTTGGATTCACTTTTGAGGAGATTCTGCCTTGTcgattcactttttttttattactcaGCCTACAGATTATACTTGAGTTTGGGGATATTGCTGAGGTTGAATGCATACTGATTTTGATTAAGCAGTATGCATACGAATCTTACATCCGTGCTTAATTTAGGCAGGAGTATTGCTTTATCTTACTACAAGATTTCATATGCAGGTTCGTGGTCTGCCTTGTGCTCACAACTTTCACGTGGAATGTATTGATGAATGGCTTCGCCTTAACGTGAAATGCCCTAGATGCCGCTCTTCTGTCTTTCCAAATCTTGATCTCAGTGCTTTATCCAATATCCGAACCGATTCAGAGGGGTCAACAGCCAATGTTGTGACAGCAGCACAGTATGTGAGATCTCAACCCTCCAGCCAGAGCTATCTGCTAAGAATGCAAGGTTTGCTCCGCCCTGTACGCACACAGGATGCTGGCGTGGGCAGTGAGGTTGATCCAGCTGATAGCAGCAACCAAGCATCCACACCTCATAGTCACGGATTCGTGGAACCAGTACAAGTTATAGTGGAACAGTCCCCAAGGGAGCAATAACCATACTTCCTGAGGAGGTTCTTTACTTTTTCAAATGTCTAACTTGATGATTCCTAACAACTTATAGCCATTGTCAAGTGTTCAAAGTGGTTTCTCATTGCAACCAAATTTCGTCAACTGGAAATGTGGTAGCAATGATTTATGTTCACAGCCAGCTTGTTCTGATGGAACAATATATGTTTGTTTTACCACGAGTCATATCGATTAATTCAGATActgttttttttgtgtttaaatGAACCTTCAAGACTTTGTTTCCCATTACTAAAACTGCAGAAGTAACACAATCTGGTGCTACTTGTTAATACTAAAGTAGTTATATACTATTTTATGTGTTCTAGGAAAAACAGCTCTCTCCATGTTGATAATCAACTTCAAGTGTAACAAGCAGCTCAATGCTACAAGGAATATATGTTgtctattttcaaaatcaaatcaattgaTAAGGCCATGAAACTGCATGTAATTTGCCACATGGTTTCCAATTCTTATCATAAAGTATGATGTGACTTCAACAGTCtaccttctcttttttttgggCTAAAACTTAAACAGTCTACTTGATTTGCACTAGCAAAGTTAAATTAATCTCAAGAACCACTTGTAAATAGACGACGCATCTGTCCTTTTTGGAACAAACATTACACTTGGGCCCTGCTGTACAGCTGTTGTCTATAATTTATACTGTATTAAGTTATAATGTATTTTCTCCGTCGTAGTTTATATGaatcacttttttttaagtcaagttttagaaaaaatgacacgcttatatatttaataaaagtttaactttaaaatattcattttatccTTAGTGAAATAATTTACAGTCACATTAACATTTGTGGCTTATTTTAGatcacaaatttcaaaagttattgtttttcttcttaaatttcatGTCGAGTTAaattatgtcatataaattgaaatggaTGAAGTATAAGTTATAATGTTCTAGTGTGCATATTAATAAATTCTGACATATTTTTAGATATAAGATTGAAATTCATGGtatctaattaaaaatatgctTGATAAAAAGCGTATTCTTTTAAACGGGGTCTTATataacacaaatttaaaataattagccGATTCAGATTAATCGGACTTCAATTCAATTGAGGTTAGTAatgaagataaaataaaaatgtgaaagaaaaacaagaagaatagGCCCCAGTGGTCCTTGTGCAAAACCATTAAGTCTCTCTCTCTGTTTTTCTAATCAGCCGTAAATTATCTTCTTTTATCCACAAAATACAAACACCATTTCCAAAGACTCCATAGAAGATCTcttcgaagaagaagaagaagaagagtaaaTATGGCGATGGCCAACGCTTGGGCTGCGGCGGGACACGTCACCGTCCGTCCTTCGCTATCTTCTTCATCACCTTCTTCTACTTATTTCgttaattttccaaataaatcATTTCTTAAAAACCCCAAAAACTCCAGGCTTTGTTGCCGATGCGTTACTGTAAACAACACCGCAACTCCTTCTGCTGATGAAAATTGTAACAATACTTGCTtcgcttcttcttcttcttcgacaTCGTTAGATTGGGATTGGAATCGGTGGACTCGCTATTTCTCTGAAATTGAACAAGTTGAGAGCTATGCCTCTGTGTTAAAGGTACCTTCTTTCTTATCCCTTTCTCGTATGGTCAATcaactaatacttattatttcaaaaagtcACTTTTCTCGATTCCAACTTTTTTTCAACTGAGAAAGTGACTTTATGAGATAATATCTATTAATTGAGGGACTGAAATCAACTCtgtattttgatgaaattggtATTATGTGTTGCATCTTTTGGAGTCTCTGTAACCAAGGTATTAGTTGTTGTTGCTATGTTTAACTAAGGTCTTTGTTTGCTGCGGGACTTTTTAGTTTGGTTAGCAGTCTGTTATATATTGAGTGTGAGATTTGGTGAGTCTGTAAAAGATATCTTATTTTTCCGAATAACCACAAATTCTTGATATTTGAGTCAATGGGCTCAATTAGAGCTGAATAGATATTGAGTATTCATATACTTGAGCTGAGGGTCTTTTAGGAACAACCActctacctccacgaggtagTGGTAAGGCTTGCGTGCACTCTACTCTCCCTAGactccacttgtgggatttcTCTGGATATGTTGTTGGTATGTAGTTGACTCTAACTGGTTCTGGATTAAGGATATCTGCTGCAGTTTTGTCAAGTAATATTTTTTAGCATCAGGTGCTTCTGTGGACCACCAAAGATTTTCCTGAATCCATgttaaattcctttttttttttgcttttgaaCTTGAGAAACTGTATCTATAAGAATGGAAGCTTCAACATCTTAGTGGAAGCTCAGAAGTCTATGATGTAGTTTCTTTGAATTCCGATACCCAtagaattatgtttttaatcaAGTATATGGTTCATAGTTTGTGGAGATGAACTTCACACTTGCTTGTTGCTAATTAGACATGCttataaaacaaagaaagagGATGAGCAATGACCATAGAGAAATGTAGTTTGGCCGTCTTCATAGGAAGATAAGGAGGAGTTACGAAAGGTTTATGCTTTCTGTTCATAGCTTAATAGATGTGAGTGGCGCTAATAGGTGCATCCTACCTTTCTAATTCATGTACGCTCCATTGCATATGTCCCACACTGTTGATGGAAGAATAAAGTAAAAGACTACTGGATTGGTCCCTTCTGCTTATACCCTTTGTGACAATCATAAATGCACAAGCTAGAAAGCAAGAAGACAAGTCTTTcttcttttcctattttattaGCTAAAAGAAAGTTGAGTTATCTGATCCCTCACCTCGTCATTTTGCTTTcggaaattttattatttcctGTTGCTTCTGTTATTAAGAAGGAATCTATAACTAACTAGCTATGattaaacaaattttattatttcctGTTGCTTCTGTTATTAAGAAGGAATCTAGAACTAACTAGCTATGATTAAACTTTcacatttatgattttgaaaccAGTATATCACCAAGGACAGAAAAAAAACTTCAGCAGCTGATTGTTATGGAATTTGTATACTTTGGGCAGTTAGCTGTGTCCTATGTTTAAGTTGTTGACTAACCGATCTATCAAGGCCAAGAGTACCCTGAGGAGGTAGTCTCTTGTACGGTGAGGCATTCTTCCCTCACCCACTTAGTGTTGGTATATCAACAGTTCACGCAAGAATCGACAGGAAGTCTTGTGCTAAAAAAACTGCCTCAAGGAGTAGAGAAGGGGATAGAATATAACGACCCGAGGCTGTCGTATTCTTCCAATGTGGGACATGGGAAAAGGTCCTGTTGTATGAACAACTGACAAAGAGGGACTCACAGTTCCATATTCAAGATATTGAATTATCTCTGACCAGCTGCTTGACAATCCAATTCAGAAAAACCGCTAGAAGTGTGTAAAGGTGTCATTTTAGAAACTGGGCAGcaggaaaaaaaatttagaaagagTAATAGGGAGTTGACAGAGTTGGTCTGCATGCAATTTATAATGCAATGCATCTCTTTATATGTCCCTAAAGAATGAATATCTTGCTTAACCACTCTCTAAAACCAAGTTTAGCAGTACAAATCAGCGTTGGCATGCcacttcttcattattttcttgtCCAGATGAAACTCCTCAGTTCTTATAAAAGAGGAGAAATAATTGTTTTCCAGTTGTTTCTAGGACAGGTAGACATCACATATATGGTCTCCATATTTTAATTTGCAATTACTAGAAATAGGTGGGTAGATGGGAACTTACGAGTTGATTGTACTTTATAACATCACACTTCAGTTCCCTAGTGAAGAATTTAGATACATTGTGATCCATTTGTCTATTCTTTCCACTGGTATATCCACCATGCACTGGTCCAAGAAACTCTTCTAGACAACCAAGAAAATGGTAAACACGTTCTTGTCTGATTGGTCgtcatattcaattgatatttgattttcttttctgCTGCTTTTCCGTCATATAAGCGACCGCCAAATGTTTCCTCTTATATTATCATGAGCAGATCCTGTTTATTGATTACTGATAGCAATTTAGTATGCTTCTTTTAAATGTTTTGAGAAGGTTCCCTATGGAACATGTGGTTCCGATGTAAAAGAAATTCAGAtggttttgttttttaaattaaaaatgtccCAGGAAGCTCTATTCCTATGAGTTCTAACTGGTTGTATGTTAACTATGTTTTACAGTTTCAACTTGAAGAAGCTATAGAAAAGGAAGACTTTGAAGAAGCTGCAAAATTGAAAGCATCTATTGCAGAAGCTACATCGAAGGACTCAGTTGCTGAAATTATGTCCATGTTGAAGGTATAAATTGCAGTTAAATAGCATTAAGTTCCCATTATCCACAGTTTCTAACTGTCTCCATTGGACACTGGTCCTTACTTGCATCTGGATATTGTCAatgatttcttttttccttctgCCTCCAGAATGCAATAGATGAAGAGCGTTATCATGATGCTTCAAGATTGTGCCAAAGTACGGGAAGTGGCTTGGTAATACTTATCATCTAACACTTAAATCTGTAGGCTCCTTAGTGAGCCTTGTTGTACAACCACATTACTAGCATAAAACAATGCatgcaatttttaaaatttatttataatgtaTCAAATCTGTGTTTGAGTCTTTTTATCTCTATATACGATAGAGATAGATTACCTTTTTACTTTAGAACCACCTGTATAGTTATGTTAAGTTCATTCTTGACCTTCCCTCACCTCTTATTTCACTTCAAACTGCAGGTTGGTTGGTGGGTTGGGTATTCAAAAGATTCAGATGATCCATTTGGTAGACTAATACGTATTACTCCAGGTGTGGGCAGATTTATCGGCAGAAGTTTTACTCCAAAGTAAGAATACAAAGCTGGAAGTTAAAGCTGCTgtcatttatttgatttttgatgaattgagtTGGTAATTTCAGACAGTTGGTCAAAGCCTCTCCTGGAACTCCACTGTTTGAGATTTTTGTTGTCAAAGATGGAAATAACACTTACAACATGCAGGTGATGTGCAACTGtgattaatttttatcttttaacttTGCTGGTGTCTATTATTTGTCTTTCACTGAGCTACCAAGAAAATGAGGATTTCCTTTCAGATTTCTTGATATTTAAATCCTCATGTTGACAGTcttaaatgtatttttgttataaagTGGACAATAAGCAGATTTCCACTTGTGCACCAAGTAATAGCTTGTTTTGTGTCATTATACCAATCCATCGTGATAATCAGAACATTGTGCTTGGAAGGTTTCACTATGTTTCCAAGATGAGCTGACTCACTGTTACCTTTTcctaaattcaaataaaaaaaatattgcttTCAGTTACTAGTCATATTTAGGTGTACTCTGATAACTATCAGTGTCTTGCACTTTATCTAAATGTTGCTGCTGTTCAGGGTTGATTCTATATGTTATACTGTCACCTTGACTGTGTTAATGCTGCTTCTGATGTCTGTTACCCCTGCCAGGTGGTGTTGTTGCAGCGAGCCAAAGGAAGTGCAGCAAGTTCAAGCCCGTCATCCAAGTTGAAGCCAATGAAGGGACCTTCATCTGCTGAAATTGAGAACAGAGCTGTAATTGATGTTAAAGTAGATGAAGCAGAAGCAGAAGCAGAAAAAAGCAATGAGAAGAGCATAGATTTTGAGGGAGCTGCTGAAGAGGGAATAAGAAGTGTGATAAATTTTCTTAAAGATAAAATACCTGATCTGAAAGTGAAAGTAATGAAAGTCAATATTACTGAAGAAATGACAGATGATGGTGATTCAGTGAAGCAATTTCTGGAAGAAGAAGATGAGAACACTATTTCCAGTGAGGAGACAGATGAAACAACTACTGATTTGGATAACATGAATTCCGACCGAGTCACAGTAGGAGGAGATAGTGGCACAAGTGAAGAAGGAAAAACTGTAGATACCAagctttttgttgggggtgtaTTACATAATAAAGAAGACAATCCATTAAAGGATGAGTTTGTTCGTTTCCCTGTTGAGATCAAAGATGTGGCAAGGGATTCCTTTGTGCTTCACATCCCTAAGAGACCTGGAGAACATGATGCTGAAGAAAATACTGCGTCAAGCGTTAATGAGGCAGCTATTGCAGCTCAGAGTATCTCTGAACTAATGCCTCCTGATGTGGCCAAGGCATTTTGGAGTTCTGATAAAGCTTCTTCAAAAGTATGCAAACATATTCCTAAATATAATCGTTACATTCTGCTTGTAGTTGTGGTTTGATGATATCATCTCATACCACAGTGAGTTCAGTAACAAAGTAAAATGATGGAAAATCAACCAGCTACCTCGTCATATGAAGAGATATCTGGAGAAAAGTTGTCAGGAGACTCAGTCTATTTCAGATTGTAGCCGTTCTACGTTTCTCCTTCTAGTTTAAGATTTAGCTTTTGTGTTGTCAAGATTTTATTGCTTTTGATAGTTTTAGGTGTATTGTCCTATTGATTCATAGAATTTACACTTGCTGTAGGTTTCTAGAGATGTTAAGGAGATGCTAAAGCTTGCAGTTAGTCAGGCACAGAAGCGATACAAATTATCTGAATACACAAGTTTTAGTCGAATAACCTCTCCTGGGGATTTAGATCCTTTTGAAGGTAAGACATTCCCCTGTGACCACTTCTCTCTCTTGTTATCACAAATATAAACACAAACACAGCCACGTCCCGCGCTAAAtatctcccccccccccatatTTGCTAGACCTCCATgtaaatatgtgtttttatgcCTTTATTGCTTTGTTTgtctttttaaaatcaaatcctaAACTAGGAGAGAGAGACGGGGAGAGAGCTAGATATGTGGGACTTTGTCAGTAATGTAGTTTTTTCTCTTAATTCTAGGTCTATATGTTGGTGCATTTGGACCTTATGGAACTGAGGTAGTGCAATTAAGGCGGAAATATGGTAACTGGAATGTAAATGATGCTGAGAAATCCTCTAATGTGGAGTTCTTTGAGTATGTTGAGGCGGTAAAGCTAACAGGGGATATCAATGTGCCTGCTGGCGAGGTTCGATTGTTCACTCTGAAggttgttttttgtttttttgtatgAAAGCCTAATGAGTTGTAAAGCTTTTGATTTTCAGGTGACATTTcgagctaaaataagtaaaggAAGTCGCTTGTCCAACAGGGGGATGTATCCAGATGAACTTGGTGTGGTAAGTAACAGTTGGTCGATAATGTTTTTATGAATGACGTTTCTTATGTTATGTGGTTAGCAGTGTTTTAGCTTTCCCAGGTTGAGCAAAAATACCATTAGTATCTTCAACTGTCCCCCTTTTCATGCTATTTATTATTTGTTCCATGCTCTGATTGCCTTGAACGGTTAAGAGATACTTGCTGAAATTTATAGTTGCTATTAATAGAAgatgttgattttttatttttgtttttgaaagaaGAGAATGTTAAAGTTTTTGTGATCGTAATTCTAAAAGAAGACTGTTTAATGGATTCAGCATTGTTTTgagaaattgtttttttttttttgaaattggtaaCTTTGTCTATTCCTCAAAAGTCAGTACTGATACTGATCAGTATTTACAACATGTACTTCAAATCCTACTATCTTTTACTAAGTTGAGTCTAGTACATCAATTATGGAGATAGTGTCATTTGAGTATAATTGAATACACCAAAAACATACAATTTAGTTTGACTTTTTGCATACTATTCTCAACACTATCAAAAGCTCTAGAGTTCCTTTCCTTCCATATTGCCCACCATATACTAGCGGGGACAATTCTCCATCTGTCTCTATTCTTGGATTGCTTTCCTACTTCCTCCCAACTCTGGATTGCTTCTGTGATCTTGGCAGGCATGGTTCATGACATACCCTTAAGACTCAGGAATAACCTCCATAGTAGGCTTGAGAAATTGCTTTAGACCATCTACATTTTAATATGTCAAAAATTACTTCACTGCTATAGGCAGATGGAGCTAGCAATCCAATATGTGCTACTTGGTGATGATTCCTGATGGTTATGCTTTTACTCTCCGTTCAAAAGTGCTCGTGTCTCTTTCAGTAATTGATGTCATAGTGATAAATTTCAAATTGTTCATAAATCTACTTGGTATGAAATTTAGATACAATGAAAGATGACAGTAAAGGAATTCTTTCCATCCGTCTAAGACTTGGTGAATGGTGACCGTTACCTCTACTGGTATGATGTCCCAGATTCTTTTTATTGAGTGGCTTGGAGAGTGGAGACAAATATTACTACtattacaacaacatacccaatgtaatcccacaagtgtgGTATGGGGAGGGTAGTGCTTACACTGTACAAAGACCTACCCTACCTTGGAAGATAGAGAGACTGTTTCCGATATGCATGGTTTGTTTGTTTTGTGCCCATAAAGCATTAGTTGTTAACCTTGATACTGTATTACACTGATGAATGCAACTCTTCTTGGTGAGCCCTAGTTTTAGCATGACTTAGCATCAACTAATTTGGCTATATGGGAAGTCAGCTATGCATCGAGAACTAGAACAGTCAAATGATCCAGTTTAGATTGCTCCAGAATTACAGGTGTGACTCATAGTGTTTGTTTCTTCCAGCTTGCTGGTTACAAGGGTCAAGGAAGAATAGCTGAATATGGTTTCAAAAACCCAAGGTGGGTTGAGGGAGAGCTTCTACAACTCAATGGAAAGGTAATAAAACTGCTGGGAATTCTTGCTCGTCTTTTTTGTCCTTATTTTCTACCTCACAGCTTGTTGAAAGGTGTAAGTTAGAGGTCCTGGTTTCTATTcatttctttgttaattttcatTAGGGAATGGGGCCACACCTCAAAGGTGCAGACCTTggctttctttatgtcattcCGGAGCACAGCTTTCTTGTACTCTTCAATCGCTTGAAACTACCAGAGTAAAAATACAAGTTGATTGTATGACTTTGGACCCAGTTGTGTGGTTAGGCTAGGAGAAGATCATATTCCTTCTTCCAACAGGTTTTTTCCCTTTTGCCAGATAACTTTTGCAGTGTTTTTATCAGAGAGGACTCAACCTGCAATGTGATCGAAAAAAGCCAACCCTTCCCCTCCCTTTTTGCCGCTGTGAGTGTTTTGCTGTCCAATAATATGATACATCCTTTCAGTTTTCATCATAAACACTAAAAACTCATATCTTGTAatgcattttttttgttaagagATGATGTGGATAATAGTATTCTAGCGGAGttgaaattcatatatattaatgagTTCCTCTTCTCTACGGTCATAGAAAGTTGTTCACATTAGCTAGCTGGAAGGCAGAATGGTGGTACACATCTTCTAGTGGCttacttttttttcaatataggTAGGTAGCTTTGCTCAAAAGAAGTCCCTTTTGTGCTTCCACTCTGTAGAAAGAAAACTTCTTGGAttgttctcttcttcttctctctctctctctcacataCATACACACTCACACTcacatatacatacacacacacatatgcACCTGTTGGAATCATTAAATCACTGATCCGAGGTCATCTTGATCAAACGTTGACCGTGGTCAATCTGGAATTGCAAAAAGAATGAAATGTAAGAGAGACTTGAGAGAAAAGAATGTGATCCTTTGCTTAACTGCCATGACTACCTACCTAGGTCCCAGGAATCACATGCATTAAGAGACTTTTTCAGTTTTTACTTCCTCTTGACACTCTTATGTATGAGCTCATGTGACAATAGTTTTGAAGGATTCCATTTGgagtagaaaaatattttgtgaataCACAAAAATCTGTCTTTGTTGCAACAAAGCCTAACATGATGCTATATCTGGCCTGAAGTATGTCTATATCCTCCGACAAAACTCTATTTATCTTTGCTTGTTCGCGCTGCCGCTGGATACTGCTACTGAAGTGCTAAGAAAGTAAGAAGAGTCACAAGTTTCTGACCTTTGGTTGATTAAAATAAGAAGAGGACATTTGTTCCTTcaaaatgtaattaaaaaaagtttaaaatcaattgaagaaaGGGACTGTTAATGGTAAATAAATATCCATCAATTTTAAAGCATGTTGGCAATTTAAAACAGTTTATGGACCCTCAAAGAGACGTGAGTTTGTTAATGAATTTTTGATTTGGCCACTTATACCTACTCACACCTGCTACTATCTTTCACTTTGTTGCAGTCAACACACTCTGTAAGTCACAATTTGTAAGACTACTGAATCTGAAGAAAATACATCAAATTTTAGGTATTTTGTCTGTTTGAATGGACTGATTGTGAGTCAAACTTGTGGGTGTCATATCGTGGAacataaagaaaaggaaaaagagctCAATCACCCACCACTTATAAAGACGATGTGAATGTTGAATTTTGGAAATCGTGTAAGATATTGCATGGTGTAAAGTATATTCTctcgttttaatttatatgatatggTTGTAGCAAATTATTAGcatgaaacttttattaaacATACCAAAAGAGATAAGGTGGGACAAACAAATGACATGAGCTTTTTTGGctttttcttgttcaaattTTGGGACTAAAGAATCACGATTCACAATTTTAGACTatagttttaacttttaacagTTCAATTTCAGCATTTAAACTACCCAAATTTAGTTGTCATGGTTAAAGTCAATTTTGACTCATTTTTGTTAGATTGAATTTAATCAACTTAATActgtatatttaaaatttaaatattcataaaattgtaCGATAATCAATTACTATTAGTTACAACCTTTTTCTTGTTAAATGAATaacatatgttttaaaatactAGTCTACATTCACATAATTAGACTCTCAAGAAACAAATATAAGAATTAACACGAGACTAAGTACTTAACCATCAATTATAGTAGTACTCGTGATTAATTAAGCAAACATTTTACCTCACTTTTATGATTTAGCTATCTTTATTTATGGTAATTTGGTATAAACACCAAAAAGGAAAAGTCACTTGAGGTAGCAAGTGTTCTAGATTATAGTCGAGTTACAAAtatggtaattttttttattttttcagagaCGTTTAATTAAATATGGATAAGTATATATAGACAAAGAGAATCTTATAAAAAGAGTATAGACTGATCTAAATAAGATTGAGAATTCATCCAAACCTCGTTCAATGGAAAATCACATTACATAATAGTGAAAATTAAATCATATGTATAtgatagatgttgaattttatttgaatttttcgtGTATTTACGTCTTCATATTTTGACAtcaaatttacataaaaaagttctaatggaaaaagaaaaaaagaacagCATCGTATTTTAGCATGCATTACCCTTCAATAATATCACGTAAAGAATCACTTCCTTTTTAGATTCACGTACAACTTAAGCGGAACACTTTTTTTATCATCAGCCAATCATTACTCGCCACGTCACACTAAATTCCAAAAATCTCCACCTGGCACTCTCACATTGATTAATAGAAGAGAACACCATAATACCTATAGACCTCCATATGTAGTTCACTACATCTCCAGTGATTCAAAAGTATCGACAAAGACAACCCACTTTGTTTTCCAAAGTATTTTTCTTCACAGTTGTTCAAAAATCTCTCAATAAAGATCAGATTTTTCAAGAATCCCACCATGAAAAATCCAAACCCAGAACCCAATTTCAGTTTAAATCATCGAAATCTTCATAAACAGAGTAGTAGTCATTTATCAATGTCGGATACAGAGTCACAGGTCAGTCAAATTGATTCTTTCCATTCACCGCTTCGATCCGAGTCGCCATTACGTTCTGATGATCCTTTCCCTGAACCCCAAAACCCCAAATCACCTTCAAAGGCAATCGTTGCAGTAGACAAGTACTTTTCCCCACTCAGATCATCGCATAAACTTTCGTCGGAAAATTTGAGTTCGCCGGCGACTCCACCGCCGGCGGTGGAAAGGAGGTCGCCGCTGGTTTATGTAAGTAGGGCGGTTAGGGAGGATATGGCACCTGGGGTGACGAAGGTGGGTCCGGTACGTGGTGGTGGTGCTGACGTGGAAGGGGGAGAAGTTGGAGGTGAGAAGCGGTCGAGGGCGGCTGTAGAGTCGATTCTTGAAAGGTCGCAAAGGGATGTTATGATGAACAGGGTGgcgttagggtttagggtttgtGAGGTTATTTTTT
Proteins encoded in this window:
- the LOC107023663 gene encoding E3 ubiquitin-protein ligase SIS3-like, whose amino-acid sequence is MKGADFKWYDGFFLSMLATSIIIVAINWKRYHLCIYPLHIWIVVDYTTVFLFRLLMFVDNGLAAGMGLDLGWQQRYSRFRGRIVVLSILALFLYPFLWAWTIIGTLWFTSARNCLPEEGQKWGFLIWLLFSYCGLIGIACISIGKWLTRRQAHSLRAQQGIPTSEFGVLVDMIRVPDWTFAAAGQEMRAMGPDATSYHPGLYLTQAQTEAVEALIQELPKFCLKAVPTDCSECPICLEEFRMGNEVRGLPCAHNFHVECIDEWLRLNVKCPRCRSSVFPNLDLSALSNIRTDSEGSTANVVTAAQYVRSQPSSQSYLLRMQGLLRPVRTQDAGVGSEVDPADSSNQASTPHSHGFVEPVQVIVEQSPREQ
- the LOC107023163 gene encoding protein EXECUTER 2, chloroplastic, with translation MAMANAWAAAGHVTVRPSLSSSSPSSTYFVNFPNKSFLKNPKNSRLCCRCVTVNNTATPSADENCNNTCFASSSSSTSLDWDWNRWTRYFSEIEQVESYASVLKFQLEEAIEKEDFEEAAKLKASIAEATSKDSVAEIMSMLKNAIDEERYHDASRLCQSTGSGLVGWWVGYSKDSDDPFGRLIRITPGVGRFIGRSFTPKQLVKASPGTPLFEIFVVKDGNNTYNMQVVLLQRAKGSAASSSPSSKLKPMKGPSSAEIENRAVIDVKVDEAEAEAEKSNEKSIDFEGAAEEGIRSVINFLKDKIPDLKVKVMKVNITEEMTDDGDSVKQFLEEEDENTISSEETDETTTDLDNMNSDRVTVGGDSGTSEEGKTVDTKLFVGGVLHNKEDNPLKDEFVRFPVEIKDVARDSFVLHIPKRPGEHDAEENTASSVNEAAIAAQSISELMPPDVAKAFWSSDKASSKVSRDVKEMLKLAVSQAQKRYKLSEYTSFSRITSPGDLDPFEGLYVGAFGPYGTEVVQLRRKYGNWNVNDAEKSSNVEFFEYVEAVKLTGDINVPAGEVTFRAKISKGSRLSNRGMYPDELGVLAGYKGQGRIAEYGFKNPRWVEGELLQLNGKGMGPHLKGADLGFLYVIPEHSFLVLFNRLKLPE
- the LOC107023807 gene encoding CASP-like protein 4A3, encoding MKNPNPEPNFSLNHRNLHKQSSSHLSMSDTESQVSQIDSFHSPLRSESPLRSDDPFPEPQNPKSPSKAIVAVDKYFSPLRSSHKLSSENLSSPATPPPAVERRSPLVYVSRAVREDMAPGVTKVGPVRGGGADVEGGEVGGEKRSRAAVESILERSQRDVMMNRVALGFRVCEVIFCLISFSVMAADKTQGWTGDSFDRYKEYRYLVAVNVIGFAYAGFQAFDLALNLATGKHFLSYHMRYHFNFSMDQILAYLIMSASSSSATRVDDWATNWGKDAFTEMASASIAMSFLAFIAFAFSSILSGYSLCNRSSS